From Tepidibacillus fermentans, one genomic window encodes:
- a CDS encoding phosphatidylserine decarboxylase family protein: protein MKDHVLIREGLPTLGVLLIFTVILYLLYPALAVIGIGLILFVLFFFRDPKRNVIIDDKLVLAPADGLITNIEEVEENQYLKDKAIRVSIFMSPFDVHVNRSPISGTVDYLAYRKGKFISATKPESHDVNEKNLIGITNGRKKVLVVQIAGIMARRIVNWTKIQQKLEQGEKIGMIKFSSGTQLFLPRSTEIMVKKGDKIQAGKTIIGRFSND from the coding sequence GTGAAAGACCATGTATTGATTAGAGAGGGATTGCCTACTTTAGGAGTATTACTTATTTTTACTGTTATCTTATACTTGCTTTATCCTGCGTTAGCGGTAATTGGAATTGGACTTATTCTGTTTGTCTTATTTTTTTTTAGAGATCCTAAAAGAAACGTTATCATCGATGACAAACTAGTTTTGGCGCCAGCAGACGGATTGATTACCAATATAGAGGAAGTTGAAGAGAACCAATACTTAAAAGATAAAGCGATCCGAGTAAGTATCTTTATGAGTCCTTTTGATGTTCATGTGAATCGTAGTCCGATCTCAGGTACGGTTGATTATCTTGCATATCGTAAAGGGAAATTTATCTCAGCAACGAAGCCGGAAAGTCATGATGTAAATGAAAAGAATTTGATTGGGATCACAAATGGAAGAAAAAAAGTTTTAGTTGTTCAAATCGCGGGAATCATGGCCAGACGGATCGTAAATTGGACGAAAATCCAGCAAAAATTAGAACAAGGTGAAAAAATCGGGATGATAAAATTTAGTTCTGGAACCCAATTATTTCTCCCGCGATCCACAGAAATTATGGTTAAAAAAGGAGACAAAATACAGGCAGGGAAAACAATTATTGGGAGGTTTTCAAATGATTAA
- the disA gene encoding DNA integrity scanning diadenylate cyclase DisA, with product MSKDIKKEEFIMNVLKLVAPGTSFREGLDNVLRAKTGALIVVGYTNEVMELVDGGFSINCDFSPAHLYELAKMDGAIIISDDLKKILYANTHLNPDSSIPSSETGIRHRTAERVAKQTSQLVISISQRRNVITLYQGNYRYSLKDIGVILTKANQAIQTLEKYKSVLDQALTNLSAMEFEELVTLNDVVSVIQRIEMVQRIKAEIEKYIQELGTEGRLISMQLEELVANIEHEAYLLIKDYHKGTEDDIKKVLMELKKLNSEELLESHHIVRILGYPSNTNIQEEPVSPRGYRILSRIPKLPSAIIHNLVEQFMTLSKVLLATIEELDEVDGIGEVRARAIKEGLKRIQEQVFIDRHI from the coding sequence ATGAGTAAGGATATAAAAAAAGAAGAATTTATTATGAATGTTTTAAAGCTGGTCGCTCCTGGTACTTCTTTTCGCGAAGGACTAGATAATGTATTGAGGGCAAAGACAGGGGCTTTAATTGTTGTCGGTTATACTAATGAAGTAATGGAGCTTGTCGACGGTGGATTTTCTATTAACTGCGATTTCAGTCCTGCTCATTTATATGAGTTAGCAAAAATGGATGGAGCAATTATCATAAGTGATGATCTAAAAAAAATCTTATATGCCAACACCCATTTAAACCCTGATTCTTCAATTCCATCTTCGGAAACAGGAATCAGACATCGAACAGCTGAACGAGTTGCAAAGCAAACCAGTCAATTGGTGATATCGATCTCGCAACGAAGAAATGTCATTACATTATATCAAGGAAATTATCGCTATTCCTTAAAAGATATTGGTGTGATCTTAACAAAAGCGAATCAGGCGATTCAAACCTTAGAAAAGTACAAGTCAGTATTGGATCAAGCATTAACCAATTTATCGGCGATGGAATTTGAAGAATTAGTTACCCTTAATGATGTTGTTTCTGTCATTCAGCGAATCGAAATGGTTCAACGAATTAAGGCAGAAATTGAAAAATACATTCAGGAACTTGGTACAGAGGGAAGGCTCATTAGTATGCAATTAGAAGAATTAGTAGCCAATATTGAACATGAGGCATATCTGTTAATTAAGGATTATCACAAAGGAACTGAAGATGATATCAAGAAAGTATTAATGGAACTTAAAAAATTAAATTCTGAGGAGTTGTTAGAAAGCCATCACATTGTTCGCATATTAGGCTATCCGAGTAATACGAATATACAAGAGGAACCTGTTTCTCCTAGAGGATATCGAATTCTAAGTAGAATTCCAAAACTTCCTTCAGCGATTATTCATAATTTAGTTGAACAGTTTATGACCTTATCGAAAGTATTATTGGCAACGATTGAGGAATTAGATGAAGTCGATGGTATTGGAGAAGTAAGGGCTAGAGCCATTAAAGAAGGATTAAAAAGAATTCAAGAACAAGTATTTATTGATCGACACATTTGA